A window of Actinopolymorpha sp. NPDC004070 contains these coding sequences:
- a CDS encoding DNA polymerase IV — protein MLEPAAEEMLRWWTPVVHFRRTATAGTTLGDVRIAAGDKVVVYFAAANRDPRVFDRPDDFNVGRRPNDHLAFGHGPHFCLGAALGRRQITMYAALLDRFTAAELVRAGWQDGRVRSVPSIVHLDLDAFFAAVEQRDKPSLRGKPVIVGGLGTRGVVATASYEARVFGVRSAMRTAEARARCPHAAYLTGRFAAYRITSRAVMAVLREISPLVEPVSLDEAYVDLAGDTSRDLSAAGVEELATALKERVRDVTGGVTASVGAGTSKLVAKIASDLRKPDGLLVVEPGTETDLLHPMPVGRIPGVGPATSERLRRIGVHTVGELARAGEPDLVAALGQAHGHALARLAMAEDDRVVVPLRESKSISAEDTFEHDIVDPALLAVIIDRLGTRVCERLTRERLSGRTVTVKIRLFDFTTYTRSATLAGPTDDVRVVNRLARRLLAEVDTSAGVRLLGVGVSGLADWVQEDLFGSSAGGELEADLAARKAAEAELVEAAGRPQAVQDRRTDEAAGVGAPGLEATADGVPREPEPPRWAAGQDVVHTEYGPGWVWGAGLRRVTVRFETAATGPGPVRTFATDDPDLAAYTPLTWDPGLRITPKSA, from the coding sequence CTGCTCGAGCCCGCCGCCGAGGAGATGCTGCGCTGGTGGACGCCGGTCGTCCACTTCCGGCGTACCGCCACGGCCGGCACCACCCTCGGCGACGTCCGGATCGCCGCCGGCGACAAGGTGGTGGTGTACTTCGCCGCCGCCAACCGCGACCCCCGCGTGTTCGACCGGCCGGATGACTTCAACGTCGGCCGCCGCCCCAACGACCACCTCGCGTTCGGCCACGGACCGCACTTCTGCCTGGGCGCCGCCCTCGGCCGGCGCCAGATCACGATGTACGCCGCGCTGCTGGACCGGTTCACCGCCGCCGAGCTGGTCCGCGCGGGTTGGCAGGATGGCCGGGTGCGCAGTGTGCCCAGCATCGTCCACCTCGACCTCGACGCGTTCTTCGCCGCGGTCGAGCAGCGCGACAAGCCCTCGCTGCGCGGCAAGCCGGTCATCGTGGGCGGGTTGGGCACCCGTGGCGTGGTGGCCACGGCGTCCTACGAGGCCCGGGTGTTCGGCGTCCGTTCGGCCATGCGCACCGCCGAGGCCCGCGCACGCTGCCCGCACGCGGCGTACCTCACCGGCCGGTTCGCCGCCTACCGCATCACCAGCCGCGCGGTGATGGCCGTGCTCCGTGAGATCTCCCCGCTGGTCGAGCCGGTGTCCCTGGACGAGGCCTACGTCGACCTCGCCGGCGACACGAGCCGCGACCTGTCCGCGGCCGGGGTCGAGGAGCTGGCGACCGCCCTGAAGGAGCGGGTACGCGATGTCACCGGCGGAGTCACCGCCTCCGTCGGGGCGGGCACGTCGAAGCTGGTCGCGAAGATCGCCAGCGACCTGCGCAAACCCGACGGCCTGCTGGTGGTGGAGCCGGGCACCGAGACCGACCTGCTCCATCCGATGCCGGTGGGCCGCATTCCCGGCGTCGGTCCGGCCACCTCCGAACGCCTCCGCCGCATCGGCGTCCACACGGTGGGCGAGCTCGCCCGCGCCGGCGAGCCCGACCTGGTGGCGGCGCTCGGCCAGGCGCACGGGCACGCGCTGGCCCGGCTCGCCATGGCCGAGGACGACCGCGTCGTCGTCCCGCTGCGGGAGTCGAAGTCGATCAGCGCGGAGGACACCTTCGAACACGACATCGTCGACCCGGCGCTGCTGGCGGTCATCATCGACCGGCTCGGCACCAGGGTGTGCGAACGCCTGACCCGCGAACGACTGTCCGGGCGCACGGTGACGGTGAAGATCCGGCTGTTCGACTTCACCACCTACACCCGGTCGGCGACCCTCGCCGGGCCGACCGACGACGTGCGGGTGGTCAACCGGCTCGCCCGCCGCCTGCTGGCCGAGGTCGACACCTCCGCTGGGGTACGCCTGCTCGGCGTCGGCGTGTCCGGCCTCGCCGACTGGGTGCAGGAGGACCTGTTCGGCTCGTCGGCCGGCGGCGAACTGGAGGCCGACCTCGCCGCCAGGAAGGCTGCGGAGGCCGAACTCGTCGAGGCGGCGGGCAGACCGCAGGCGGTCCAGGACCGGCGGACTGACGAGGCCGCGGGCGTGGGCGCACCCGGGCTCGAAGCCACGGCGGACGGCGTTCCGCGCGAGCCGGAGCCACCCCGCTGGGCAGCAGGACAGGACGTCGTCCACACGGAGTACGGCCCCGGCTGGGTGTGGGGTGCGGGCCTGCGCCGGGTCACCGTGCGGTTCGAGA